In Rhododendron vialii isolate Sample 1 chromosome 9a, ASM3025357v1, the following are encoded in one genomic region:
- the LOC131301322 gene encoding uncharacterized protein LOC131301322 — translation MMLMYKQKKTGKGRGGNQLLISVTFPGSTGPIRFVVGEEQLVVGVIQTALKYYAREGRLPVLGSDINGFVLYCAPAGTEGLSPWETIGSSGVRYFMLCKKPQANDTTTNDGKQKISQKGKGSWKAWLNKSLNFKISSH, via the exons ATGATGTTGATGTACAAGCAGAAGAAAACTGGGAAGGGCCGTGGCGGAAACCAGCTGTTGATTAGTGTCACCTTCCCTGGTAGCACTGGACCCATCCGGTTCGTAGTTGGTGAGGAGCAGCTTGTTGTTGGTGTTATTCAAACTGCCCTCAAATACTATGCTCGAGAGGGCCGGTTACCGGTTCTTGGTTCGGATATCAATGGTTTTGTCCTCTACTGCGCCCCTGCTGGAACTGAAG GTCTGAGCCCTTGGGAGACAATTGGATCGAGTGGGGTTAGGTATTTCATGCTATGCAAGAAGCCCCAGGCGAATGACACCACCACTAATGATGGAAAACAGAAAATTTCGCAAAAGGGGAAAGGCAGTTGGAAGGCATGGCTCAATAAGTCTCTCAACTTCAAGATATCCAGCCATTGA